The genomic interval CGAAAAACACCAGGGCGGCACCGACTACCCCCCGCAACACTCGCATTCCAACTTTCATGCGCAACGCGCCCTTGTCATTCCGATGCCGGCACGGAGCCCCCGCACCGACAGAATCCCCAGGTTGCCTCGCTTGTAGACAATTTTGCCGCCCCGGCAAACGTCCTTTAGCGCTGCGATTTCAATTTCATTCCAACACGTTGCCCATCCGCCACGTTTGACAAATGGGAGACTCACGACGACGCCAGGTGAAGGATGTCGTTGTAGGTCGCAAACATCATCAACATCAGCACCAAGGCGAGCCCGATCCGGAACCCAACCTCCTGCGCCCGCTCCGACAGCGGCCGGCCGCGCGCGGCTTCGATTCCATAGAACAACAGGTGCCCGCCATCCAGCAACGGAACCGGGAACAGGTTCAACAGGCCGATCGAGATCGACAGCACCGCCGCCAGATGCAGCAGCGGGGTAAAGCCGATCGTGGCCACCTGCCCCGACACCTGCGCGATCCGCAGCGGGCCGCCGAGTTGGTCGGCCGCTTCCCGGCCGGTGAAAATACCGCCGATGTAGGAGAACGTTCGGTCCACGACGAACCAGGTCTCCTTGATCCCCATCCAGAATGCCACCGCCGGATTGACCTGCTCGGTGGTCACCTCTCCCGCCGCGGTCGAGCGGCTGATGCCGAGGATGCCCAGGCGCTGGACGTTACCGAAGCGGTCCTTGATCTCCTTGAGCTGGGGGGTGGCCACCAGATCGACGGTCGAATCGCCACGCTTGACGGTAAATTTGAGCTGGTTGCCGGCTTCGGCGCCGACGAAGCGCTGCATCTCGAGGAAATTGCTGATCGCGCTACCGTTGATCGACGTCACCACGTCGCCCGGCTTGAAGCCAGCCGCCTCGGCGGCACTGCCCGGCTGCACGCCATCGACACGCGCGGAGGTATTCGGCACCCCAAACACGCTGAACAGGAAGGTGAACAGCACCACGGCCAGGATAAAATTGGCCAACGGGCCGGCGACCACGATCGCGGCGCGCGGCCCCACCGGCTTGTGGTGGAAGCTGACCGCTCGCTCGGACGCCGACATCTGCGACAACGCATCGCCGGACGGCGTGCTGGCCTCGCTGTCGTCACCAAAGAACTTCACGTAGCCGCCGAGCGGCACGGCCGACAGCTTCCAGCGGGTGCCGTAGCGGTCGTTGAAGCCGACGATCTCCGGACCGAAACCGATCGAGAAGGTCAGAACCTTCACGCCGTTCCAGCGCGCCACCAGGAAATGGCCGAGCTCGTGGAAGAACACCACGATGGTCAACACGAATAAGAAGGGCACCACATACCCCACCAGTCCGTGGCTCAACGTATGGAAACTATTCAGAAAAAGATCGGCCATCCCATTCCCTTCGAGCAGAACCGACGGCCCTGTTCCCTATCTCCTCTAGGATGCCTTTGCGGCAATTTGAGGCAATAGGGTGGCAGCGAGGTTTCGCGCCTGTTGGTCAAGCGCGATGGCGTCGTCGGCGGAGCCGAGCGGCGCCTGGTTGCCGGCGCGGACCCAGCTGTTGAGCGTGTCTTCAACCAGCCGCGCGATCGCCCCGAACCGGATCTTCTGCGCGATGAAAGCCGCGACCGCCACCTCATTGGCGGCGTTATACACGGTGGTGGCGCCATTGCCGGTGCGGAGCGCGTCATAAGCCAGTCGCAGACCGGGAAAGCGCGCGAAATCAGGAGCTTCGAAGGTCAACTGACCAATCTTGGCGAGGTCGAGCTTCGCCGCACGCCCGGTAATGCGATCCGGGAAGCCGAGACAGTGCGCGATCGGAATCCGCATGTCCGGCGCACCGAGCTGAGCCACGACCGAGCGGTCGGCAAACTCGACAAGGCCGTGAACAATCGACTGCGGATGCACCAGCACGTCGATCTCATCGGGCGACAGCGCGAAAAGGTAGGAAGCCTCGATCACCTCGAGGCCCTTGTTCATCATCGATGCCGAATCGATGGTGATCTTCTGGCCCATGCTCCAATTCGGATGCTTCAGAGCCTGCGCCAGGGTCGCCTGTTCGATGTCGGCGGCAGCCCAGGTCCGGAACGGTCCGCCCGACGCAGTAATGATGACCCGGGTCAGTTCATGGCGGTTGCCGGAGGCCAACGCCTGGAACAGCGCGTTGTGCTCCGAATCCGCCGGCAGGATCTGCGCGCCGGCAGCGGTCGCCCGGCTCATGAAGAAGTCGCCGGCGCACACCAGGCACTCTTTGTTGGCGAGCGCCACGGTGGTGCCGCGGTCGACCGCCGCCAGCGCCGGCTTCAGACCGGCCGCCCCCGAAATTGCCGCCATCACCCAATCGGCCGGCCGGGCCGCCGCTTCGATCACGGCGCTCTCGCCCGCACCGCAGGCGACGTCGGTCCCGGCCAGCGCCGCGCGCAATTCGCCGAGTCGGGCCGGATCGGCGACGGCGACAAAGCGGGCGTTGAACTCCTTGGCCAGCTTTGCGAGGCCGGCGACGTTGGCGTTGCCGGTGAGCGCCTCGACCCGGTAGCGCTCGGGCTCGGCGCGGATCAGGTCCATCGTGCTGTCGCCGATCGAACCGGTGGCGCCGAGCACACTGACGGTGCGGACGCCGCTATGGGCACGCTCGGCGTTTTTTAAAGGAACAGGGCTCATTGCGTCACCACACCATCAATCCGCGGCCAATACCATCCAGCGGTCCGCGCGTCAGCCCGATCAATGCCGCCACCACGACAGCCGCCACATAGCCGTCGAGCCGATCCATCAACCCGCCGTGGCCGGGAATGATGTGGCTTGAGTCCTTCACGCCGAAGCGGCGCTTGACCGCGGATTCGAACAGATCACCGAGCTGAGAAACAGTTGAAAGGATTACCGCAAGCACAAGCAGCGGCAGCATTTTTCCAAGACCGAACTGGGCAAAGCCAGCCGCGATCACCAGACTCAGAACGAAGCCGCCGATCGCCCCCGCCCAGGTCTTCTTCGGGCTGACCCGCGGCCACAGCTTCGGCCCGCCAATCCCGCGACCGGCGAAATAGCCGCCGATGTCGGTGACCCAGACGATCAAAAGAATCAGCATCAAGGCGGCAAAGCCGTAGTCCGGATCGGCGCGGATCAGGATCGAGGCGACCAGGGCAGCCGCGGCGTAGCCGAAGCCAGACGTCGCCCAACGGCGCTGCCCGCCGCCGAGCAGCGCCAAAACGGCGAGCGCAAGCACGATCGCGGCGGCAGCCACCCACGGCACCCCAGCTCCCAGCGCGGCACCGCAGACCACAAGGCCGAGGCCGCCCACCCCGACGACCGGCCAGTTACGGCCGAGGCCGACGATACTCAGCCATTCCAACCACAAGCCGACCGCGACGGCGGTCGCGAGCACAGCCCACGGCCAGCCCCCGAGATAAGCGATCGCGATCGCGCCCGGCGCCAGCACCAGCGCGGCTGCGATTCGCAAAATCAGATTCCGGGACCCCTGCTCGGCCGCCGGCGCCGGCGCCGCCTTGTCCTGGCTCACGCGTGTCACGATCCTGTTTTGGCGGCCAACCCGCCGAACCGGCGCTCGCGCCGCGAATATTCGGCGATCGCGCCTTCCAGCGCGGCCTTGTCGAAATCCGGCCAGTGAATGGGCACGAATACCAATTCACTGTACGCCGCCTGCCACATCAGGAAATTCGACAATCGTTGTTCTCCGCTGGTGCGGATGATCAGGTCGGGATCCGGAATATCGGGGGCGTCGAGATAACGGCCGAGAGTCTCGATATCGATCGTCGCCGGGTCGCGCTTGCCTTCGGCGACTTCGCGCGCCAGGCGCTGCGCCGCATTGGCGATCTCCTGCCGGGAGCCGTAGTTGAAGGCCACCACCAGATTGAGCTTGGTGTTGTTGCGGGTCAGCTCCTGCGCCTCGTCGAGCATCGCGCACAGGTCGCGGTCGAGCCGATCGCGCTCGCCGATCACCCGGATGCGGACGCCGTCGCGGTGAAGCGATGCGAGATCGTTGCGGATGAAGCGACGCAGCAGCCCGAACAGGTCGACGATTTCGGTCGCCGGCCGCGCCCAGTTTTCCGAGCTGAACGAGAAGATGGTCAGATAGCGGATGCCGAGTTCGCTGGAAGCGCGGACGACACGGCGGAGCGCTTCGACGCCGCGGCGATGGCCTTCGGCACGCGGCAGCCCCCGCGCGGCGGCCCAGCGGCCGTTGCCGTCCATGATGATCGCCACGTGCGCGGGCGCGCTCGGTGGATCGGACGGATCAGGCAGAGGCGCGGCAGCTTTCGACATAGCTCATTCCCGAAGCGTCATCCCGCGAGAAGGTCACCGGCTCGCTGCCAGAAATTATTCGAGATCAGTAAGTTATAGTCGCCACGACGACAAGGCCCGAGATGTGCCCGCGGTCGCTGCAAAACCGCCCGGGTCCCGAACTGGGCAGCGATCCGTTTGGCCGGATCACCGCCGGGACGCGGCCGGGCGACCACGTCCCGCACGCACGGCCGAAAGATTAGACCGTAAGGATTTCCTTTTCCTTGTTCGCGAGCAACTGATCGATCTCGGCGATCGTGGCGTCGGTGGCCTTCTGCACCTCCTGGTCGAGGCGCTTCTGATCGTCCTCGGAGATCTCGTGGGCCTTCTCCAGCTTCTTGATGGTGTCGAGGCCGTCACGGCGGACATGGCGGACGGCGACGCGAGCGGCTTCGGCGTATTTGTGTGCGACCTTGACCAGCTCCTTGCGGCGCTCCTCGTTGAGTTCGGGGATCCGCAGCCGGATCACCTGCCCTTCAGTCGCCGGCGACAGGCCGAGGTTCGAATCGACGATCCCCTTCTCCACCGCCTTCACCATCGACTTGTCCCAGACCTGCACCGAGATCAGCCGCGGCTCCGGCACCGATACGGTGGCGACCTGGTTGAGCGGCATGTGGCTGCCATAGGCGTCGACCTGCACCGGCTCGAGCATCGAGGCCGAGGCGCGCCCCGTGCGCAGACCGCCGAGCTCGTGCTTCAGGGACTGCGCAGCGCCCTGCATACGCCGCTTCAATTCGTTGACGTCGAACTTGTCGGACATACCCGCCTCTCTGGTTTCTCGAATCTCAAATCAACATCGGCGCGCGATACGCGCGTGATCGCTTATCAGCCCGCGACTACAGTGGCCCGTCCCGCGCCGCTGAGCACCGCGCCGATCGAACCGGGTTCGGCGATCGAAAACACAATGATAGGCAGCGAGGTTTCACGGGCAAGCGCGAAAGCCGTCGCATCCATCACCTTGTAGCCGCCGGCAAGCGCTTCGGAATGAGTGAGTTTCTCGAACCGCTTCGCATTCGGATCGAGCTTCGGATCGGCGCTGTAAACGCCGTCGACATTGGTCGCCTTGAGCACCGCACCGGCGCCGATTTCAGCGGCCCGAAGCACGGCGGCGGTATCAGTGGTGAAATACGGATTGCCGGTGCCGGCGGCGAGCAGCGCGATGCCGCCCTCGGCAAGCGTCTGTTCGGCGGCAGCGCGGGTATAAAGCTCGCAGACTTCCGGCATCATCAATGCGGCCAACGTGCGCGCCTTCTGGCCGTGACGCTGCAGCGCTTCGGCGAGCGCCAGGCAGTTCATCACGGTGGCCAGCATGCCCATGGTGTCGCCGGTGGTCCGGGACACGCCGCGGGCGGAAACTTCGACGCCGCGGAAGATGTTGCCGCCGCCGATCACGACGGCGATTTCGATGCCGAGGCCGCGGGCGGCGATCAGTTCGCCGGCGACGCGATCGATGGTGGCCTGATCGATACCGTAGTCCTGGGGACCGGCGAAGTATTCGCCCGACAGCTTGACCAGCACACGACGGTAGATTGGCTCAGCCATGTTGCGGTCGCTCCCTTGAAGATTGGCTCCCGGCCCGAAGGCCGGGAGGATTTCGCGTGAGCCGCGATTACTTCTGGCCGGAAGCGGCAGCGACTTCGGCGGCGAAGTCGGAGGTCTGCTTCTCGATGCCTTCGCCGAGCGCGTAGCGCACGAAGCCGGTGATCTTGATCGGCGCACCGACCTTGCCTTCGGCTTCCTTGACGGCCTGCGCGACCGACTTGCCCTTCTCGTCGTGGATGTAGGCCTGCTCGAGCAGGCAGACTTCCTTGTAGTAGGTCTTCAGGCCGTTCTCGACGATCTTCTCGATCATGTTTTCCGGCTTGCCCTGCTGACGATACTTGTCGGCCATCACCTCGCGCTCGCGCTGCACGACAGCAGGATCGAGGCTGGTCGGATCGAGCGCTTGCGGGTTCGCAGCGGCGACATGCATCGCGAGCTGGCGGCCGAGGGTCGCGAGTTCGTCGGCCTTACCGGCGGATTCGAGCGCGACGATCACGCCCATCTTGCCGGCGCCGTCGATCACCGCGTTGTGGATGTAGCTGGCGACCACGCCCTGCGACACGCTCAGCGCGGCGGCGCGGCGCAGCGTCATGTTCTCGCCGATGGTGGCGATCGCGTCGGCAATCGCGCCGGCCACGTTGGTCGAGCCGACCGGAGCAGCGTTGATCGCGTCGATATCGGCGCCGACCTTGAGCGCGACCTGGGCGATCATCTTGACCAGCCCCTGGAACTGCTCGTTGCGCGCGACGAAGTCGGTCTCGGAATTGACCTCGATGACAACGCCCTTGGTGCCGTCGGTCAGCGCGCCGATCAGACCTTCCGCGGCGACGCGGCCGGCCTTCTTGGCGGCCTTCGACAGGCCCTTCTTGCGCAGCCAATCGATCGCGGCGTCGATGTTGCCGTCGGTCTCGGCGAGCGCCTGCTTGCAATCCATCATGCCGACGCCGGTGGTCTCGCGCAGCTCCTTGACCATTGCTGCAGTAATCGTTGCCATCGCTAATAAGCCCTCTGCCTGTGAGTGCGACCGCGCAGCCGAAGCCCGCGGTTCGCAATCAGGAACACATCTCAGATTTTGACGACGGAACGATGCGGCCGGAAGCCGGCCGCATCGCCTCGTATTACTCCGCCTCGGCGGTCAGCGACTTGGCCTGCGCCACCCAGGCATCGGCCCGGCTCGGCAGACCGAGCTCTTCGCCGATCTGATGTGCGGTGGCCTGATCGAGCTCGGCGAGCTGCCAGTAGTGGAAGATGCCGAGGTCGTTGAACTTCTTTTCGATCGCGCCGGACACGCCCGGCAGCTTCTTGAGGTCGTCCGGAGTGCCGCGCGGACCCGGCAGGCCCTGGAAGGTGGTCGCCTGCGCCGCCGGCAGGTCTTCACGCAGCGGCTGCGACGCCGCTCCGATGTCGACGCCCATGTCGCCCTGCGCGCGCGAAATGCCATCGATCACCGCACGGGCGACCAGGTCGCAGTACAGCGCGATCGCGCGGCCGGCGTCGTCGTTGCCGGGAACCAGATAGGTGATGCCCTTCGGATCGCAGTTGGTATCGACGATCGCAGCGACCGGGATGCCGAGACGCTGGGCTTCCTGGATCGCGATGTCTTCCTTGTTGGTGTCGATCACGAAAATCAGGTCGGGCAGACCGCCCATGTCCTTGATGCCGCCGAGCGAGCGATTGAGCTTGTCGCGCTCGCGCTGCAGCTCCAGACGCTCCTTCTTGGTGTAGGCATTGGCGTCGGCCGAGCTCAGCACGTCTTCGAGGTGACGCAGGCGGCGGATCGAGCCCGAGATCGTCTTCCAGTTGGTCAGCGTACCGCCGAGCCAGCGCGAGTTGACGAAGTACTGGGCCGAACGCTTGGCGGCATCAGCCACCGCGTCCTGCGCCTGGCGCTTGGTGCCGACGAACAGCACGCGGCCGCCCTTGGCGACGGTGTCGCTGATCGCCTGCAGCGCGCGATGCAGCAGCGGCACGGTCTGGGTCAGGTCGACGATGTGGATGTTGTTGCGGACGCCGAAAATGTAGTCCGCCATCTTCGGATTCCAGCGATGCGACTGGTGACCGAAATGCACGCCAGCTTCGAGCAGCTGACGCATAGAGAATTCAGGAAGCGCCATTGTATCTTCTCCGGTTGGTTCCTCCGGAAACGTGTGGGCAACCGTGCCGAACTGGGGACGAATCCCTGCGCGGCCCGGTGCCACCGGACGGCCTTGTGAGCCATGTTTCCGTGTGAGATGGCGCGCGTTATAGCGGGATTCCCCGATAACGCAAGGCGGAGCGGCCGAGATCGCGCCTGAGTGGCGGACCGCGATGGCCGCGATCCGCCAGTTTGGCCTGCCCTCGCCCTTATCAGCACTCCTTCACGCCCGGCGGGCACCGTTTGGCGGGGCCCTGCGGCCGCGGCGGCGGGGCGGCCCTTGGCGGTGCCGGCGGCCGCGGCGGGGCGACATGGGGCGGCGGCGGTGCCGCGCGAACCGGAGCCGGCGGCGGCGCCATCCGCGGAGCCGCATGCTGGGGCGGAGGCGGCGGAGCAACCCGGGGAGCCACATGCATCGGCGGCGGAACCGGACGGGACACCGTCGGCGGTGCGGGACGCTGGATCCGCGGAGCCGCAGGCGGCGGACGGCGGTCGGCGGCTGCGCTGGGCGGCGGTCCCGCCGGCCTGGCAGGCGCCGTCACCGGTGGGGTCGGCCGCAGCCTGGCGGCGGGAGGCTGCTGCGGGCGAACGGCTTCCGGACGCACGGCCGGACCTGCGGCGGCTGGCGGCTGAGCTGCGGGCGGCTTCGGCGCCGATCCGGCCGGCGGCGCGAGGACCCCGTTTTTGGCCGCGGCCGGGCCGCCCGGGCCGAGCGCTGGCCGACCAGGAGGTTGCGGCTGAGCGCCCGACGCCCCCGGGCGAGCGGCGACTCCTGGCGCTGGTGGCAATCCCTTGGTTCCAGGGACCGGCAGCGCCTGGCCGGCCGGTGCAGCGCCGCCAGGCGCGCCTGGCCCCGGCCGGCCCTGCGCCGTCGGCGGCGCGACGGCTGGTCCGGTCGGTTGGCTCGGCGGCGTGCCAGGAGCGGGCGTGGGCACGGTGGCCGGCGCGGTCGCAGTCGGAGCCGGGGTCGGCGCGGCGGCGGGCTGCGCCAGACGCGGGCCCTGCGGCTGAACGCTCGGACGTTGCGCAAACCCGCCCGGCGGCGTCGTGGCAATCGACGCACTCTGCGGCACCGGCGCCTTGCCCTGCTGGATCAGCGTGGCGCGATGCAGCGCGGCAGCCGGAAGCGCCGCGCCCAACACAGCGCCGGAGGCCACGGCAGCCGCAGTCGCTCCCGGCGCTCCGGGAGTTGCAACCGCAGGCCCGGCCACCGGCGGACTCACCACCGGCGCAGCCGGGTTGGCGGGAGCGGCCGGCGGCTGGTTGATCACCTGATTGATGACCGTGGTGTTGTGGATGTTGGCGAAGATGATGTTGTTCGGCGGCGGCTGCACATAGACCGGCGGCCGCACATAGGCCGGGATCGGCACGAACAACGGCCGCGGCAGATAGAACAGGCCGATCGGCGGCGGCGGTGGCGGCAGCACCACGAAGTCCGGCGGCGGTGGCGGCAGGAAGAACACCGGCGGCGGTGGCGGCGGCGCGAAGTCGAACACCGGATCGCTGAACATCAGCACCGGCCGGTCGACATAGACGATCTCGTCCGGCGGCGGCGGCGGCACGTCATAGTCGATCACCGTGAAGCTCGGCGGCGGCTCCAGGGCAGCCGCGAGGATCTCCAGCCGGCGCCGGGCGTCCGCCGCGTGCGGGCCGCGCGGATAGCGGCGGAGATACGACCAATAAGCATCGGGCGTATCGACGCGATACGTCCGCCGCCAAGTAATCGCCTCACGCCGCGCGGCGACGATCGCCCTCACCCGCTTGGCCAGCGGATCGTTCGGATAGGCCGCGAGAAAGTCTTCGTAAGCCTGCAGCGTGTCGCGATCGAGTGCGGCCGCATATGCTTCGGCGGCCCCCATGTCGCGGATCGGCTTGCTGCGCAACGCCTGATCCGGCGCCGGCAGCGGCGGTGCGTCGGGCGCGCGATCGAAGAACATGAAGTTCGACTCCACGCTCTGCGTATCCCACGGCACCTGCGCGCCCTTGGTGGTCTCATTGACCCGCAGCCGCACACGATCGAACAGCTGCGGCAACGTCAGGCCGCCGGTGCGGATCATCTCGGCCAGTGCTTGCGCATAGACGCCGTAGGCGCCCCGCTCCTCCGGCGCCACCGTACCGGGCGCGGCGTTGAAGGCGATCAGCATCTTCGGGTTCGGCTCGACCATCGCCAGACCCGAGGCGATCGATCCGCCGGGCACGAACGGCTGCTCGCGCGCCAGATCGAGCACCACGACGCTGGTCTTCAGCGGCAGCGCCGCGAGCTGGCGCAGATAGTCGCTGACGCGCAGGCCTTCAGTGGGAATTTCCGTATCGCGCGACAGCCGCGAGTCGACCGGGATGAAGTAGTTCTCGCCAGCGTATTGCACGCCATAACCGGCGAGATACACCGCCGCGACCGTGTCGGGCCCTGAGTCCTCGGCCTTCTTCACGAAGTCGCGAAACGCGCCGCGCAGCGTGTCGCCGTCGAGGTCGCGCGCGCCGCTGACGTCGAAGCCGGCTGCCTGCAAGGTCTGCGCGATCAAGCCGCCATCATTGGCAGCGGTGGAGAGCGGCGCCTTGGCATAGGCGCCATTGCCGATCACCAGCGCGATGCGTTTTTCCTGCTGCTGCGCAGCCGCGGGACCAACCGGCCCGGCGATCAGCACAACGAGGATGGTGGAGACGACCGAAACAAGATGATTGAGACGCATGGCCGGGACCCATTGCAAGGGCGCAGCCGGAACCGGCGCAGCGCCGCCGATCGCATTTCAGCGCGTCCCAATCTGAACGGCGATTGAACAATCCGCGACCAATTCGCGGACAAATACCGCCTCGCCGTCCGTTTTCCGTGACGCGAGAACAAGGCGATGGTCATAGCGTTTCGACGTGCTCGACGCCGGTCACGGCCTTAATCGCGCCGGCGATCTGCGGCGAGACGTGGTAGCGCCCGGGAATATCGAACTCGACTTCGGTCTGCGGATCGAGCCGCAGCACCAGCGCGATGTTGCCGCCCGCCACCTTGGTCTCCGGCGGCTGCAGCCGCTTGGCGACCGAGTCGAGGAATTTGGTATCGCGCAGGAAGATGCGCAGCCCCTTCTGAGTCTTCGCCGCCGCGGCGTCGAGCGGCTCGGCGTGCAGCACCCGGGCGCGCACGTCCTCACCCTGTAGTTCGGCGCCGAGCTGCATCAGCACCGCAGCCCCCGGCTCCAGCACCTCGCGATACTGTGCCAACCCTTCAGAAAACAGCACCGCCTCGAAATGCCCGGTCGGGTCGGACAGGCCCATGATGCCCATCTTGTTGCCGGTCTTGGTCCGCCGCTCCATCCGCGACACCACGGTGGCGGCGACCTTGCCGGCGGTGGCGCCGGATTTCACCGCCTTGCAGAATTCGGCCCACGACTGTACCCGCAGCCGCTTCAAGGCGGTGGCGTAGTCGTCGAGCGGATGGCCGGACAGGAAGAAGCCGATCGCATCGTATTCACGGCGCAGCCGCTCCGCCGGGAGCCACGGCTCGAGCTGCGGCAGGATGATCGACGGCGCATCCGACAGACCGCCGAACATATCGTTCTGGCCGCTGGTGGCGGCTTCGTGATTGCGCTGGCAGGCGGCGACAATCGCGTCGGCACCCGCAAACACCGCCGCACGGTTCGAGTTGAGGCAGTCGAACGCACCGGCGGCCGCAAGGCATTCGATGACGCGCTTGTTGATGGCGCGCGGATTGACCCGTGCGGCGAAGTCGGCGAGCGAGGCAAACGGCCGATCCCCCCTCGCCTCGACAATCTGTTGCACCGCCTGCATGCCGACGCCCTTCAGGCCGGCGAGCGCGTAGTAGATGGTGTTCGGACCGACCTCGAAGGTGGCGCCGGAGCGGTTGACCGACGGCGCCTCGACCTTGATGCCGAGCCGCTGCGCCTCGGCGCGGAATTCCGACAGCTTGTCGGTATTGTGGATTTCCAGCGTCATCGACGCGGCGAGGAATTCCACCGGATAATGCGCCTTCATATAGGCGGTGTGGTACGACACCAGCGCATAGGCGGCCGCGTGGCTCTTGTTGAAGCCGTAGTCGGCGAACTTCGCGAGCAGGTCGAAGATGGTGTCGGCGGCGTCCTTGGCGACGCCATTTTTCACCGCGCCTTCGACGAAGATCGCGCGCTGCTTGTCCATCTCGGCGCGGATCTTCTTACCCATCGCGCGGCGCAGCAGGTCGGCGTCGCCGAGCGAGTAGCCGGCCATCACCTGCGCGATCTGCATCACCTGTTCCTGGTAGATGATGACGCCGAACGTCTCCTTCAGGATCGGCTCCAGCATCGGATGCAGATATTCGGGCTCCTCGTCGCCGTGTTTGCGGGCGCAGTAGGTCGGGATGTTCGCCATCGGGCCCGGGCGATACAGCGCCACCAGCGCGATGATGTCTTCGAACCGGTCGGGGCGCATGTCGATCAGCGCCCGCCGCATGCCCGCACTTTCAACCTGGAACACGCCGACGACGTCGCCGCGGGCGAGCATCTGATAACTCGGCGCGTCGTCGATCGGCAGCGTGTGCAGGTCGACATGGATGTCGCGCTGCTTGAGCAGCT from Rhodopseudomonas palustris carries:
- a CDS encoding caspase family protein, with the protein product MRLNHLVSVVSTILVVLIAGPVGPAAAQQQEKRIALVIGNGAYAKAPLSTAANDGGLIAQTLQAAGFDVSGARDLDGDTLRGAFRDFVKKAEDSGPDTVAAVYLAGYGVQYAGENYFIPVDSRLSRDTEIPTEGLRVSDYLRQLAALPLKTSVVVLDLAREQPFVPGGSIASGLAMVEPNPKMLIAFNAAPGTVAPEERGAYGVYAQALAEMIRTGGLTLPQLFDRVRLRVNETTKGAQVPWDTQSVESNFMFFDRAPDAPPLPAPDQALRSKPIRDMGAAEAYAAALDRDTLQAYEDFLAAYPNDPLAKRVRAIVAARREAITWRRTYRVDTPDAYWSYLRRYPRGPHAADARRRLEILAAALEPPPSFTVIDYDVPPPPPDEIVYVDRPVLMFSDPVFDFAPPPPPPVFFLPPPPPDFVVLPPPPPPIGLFYLPRPLFVPIPAYVRPPVYVQPPPNNIIFANIHNTTVINQVINQPPAAPANPAAPVVSPPVAGPAVATPGAPGATAAAVASGAVLGAALPAAALHRATLIQQGKAPVPQSASIATTPPGGFAQRPSVQPQGPRLAQPAAAPTPAPTATAPATVPTPAPGTPPSQPTGPAVAPPTAQGRPGPGAPGGAAPAGQALPVPGTKGLPPAPGVAARPGASGAQPQPPGRPALGPGGPAAAKNGVLAPPAGSAPKPPAAQPPAAAGPAVRPEAVRPQQPPAARLRPTPPVTAPARPAGPPPSAAADRRPPPAAPRIQRPAPPTVSRPVPPPMHVAPRVAPPPPPQHAAPRMAPPPAPVRAAPPPPHVAPPRPPAPPRAAPPPRPQGPAKRCPPGVKEC